In the genome of Impatiens glandulifera chromosome 6, dImpGla2.1, whole genome shotgun sequence, the window TTTATTTTCGTCAACTAATAAGAGACAGTGtagaaaaagagaaagagggaGAGAGACAGACGAGACATACTAGACAGAGTAGTAAGAGAGTAAGAGGAAAAGAGGGAGAGAgggaaagaaagagagaaagaggcAGGATATCAAGTCATTTTGAAGAAACCTTTCCAACCAGTAATTTCCGGTTCGGATTTTCGGTCGAACCGTCCGGTCGGACCGAATTTTGACCGGTTCGAAAGGTAGCcgtattaaagtataaaatcgAACCGCCTCCTCAACCGTTTCGCGGTCGGACCGGTTGGACCGACGGTCCGACCGCGTATTTTACAACCTTGCTTATAAGTCATCAACCTGGTGGCTCCTTTTAAAAACAACTGTTGCCTTTTAAATGTAGGAATCGCACGAAAGAGAAAGGTCTTTCCATACTGATTTGTTAGCACCACCGTcttcttattataattaatctgCGCCTCATGTCGGAATAACCAGTCCATACCTAGGATCACATCAAATCCTATCATATCTACTACCATAAGATCTGTTAACATCGTATGGTTCTGATTATAAACTGAACAGGATTTAATAATCTTATTAGAATTCAGGTGAGAGCCGGAAGGAAGTGATATGCTATATGCCATCAAATATTCCTTAGGTTTTAAACCATCTTTTTGAACAAAACATGCAGTAATAAAAGAATGTGTTGCTCTAGTGTATATCAAATTGTTGgctaaaatatttgatattaaaagATTATCCGTGATTATCGTGGTCTTAGGGTCTGCCTCCTCCCTTGACATTGAGAAAACCCTCCCTGGTGCAACCTCATTCTTCTTGGGACAGTCCCTTTGGAAGTGCCCTCGCTACTTATAGATAAAACAAACATTGGACCCTTGCATACAGCTCCCTAGATGATTCTTCCCGCATATGGTACATAATGGAAGTGGAGCATTGGAAGATTTGGCTGAGGATACTGATCCAGCTGGTTGAACCCTCCTTGATTGTTGTGGTTGCTGAGACCGTTGAGAAAAtctttggttgttgttgttgttgtggtaGAAGTTCCTTGACTGCTTAGAATGCTGGGAAATAGCAGCTTGATTATAAGATGACTGGGGCAAAGCATTTCGATTGAATGACGGATTAAAAGGCCTCTTCGTTGTTGAACCATGAAACTCCCTCCCTTGATAACTGCCCCTCTTAGCCTGGGCCTCCTTAATGATATCTTGGCTGTCCTTCTAAGCCATTAGAGCTCGATCAATCGTTTCCCGCATAGAAGAAGGATTACTAAGTCTCACATCCCGACGGATTGTAGCATTGAGTCCCTCAAGAAAGTGATTAAGCTCCATGGAAGCGTTGTCGGTAACCATCGGAGCAAAATACTTGCCTCTTTCAAACCTTTTTACATAGTCTGCAATACTCGAATCCCCTTGCTTAATTTCAAGATATTCTCGCGCTAGATTGTTTCTGGTGctcaaagtaaaatattttccataaaaGACCTCTTTAAATTCCCCCCATGAGATTCTGTTAAGATCAAGCGCTGCCTTAGCACCCTGCCACCAAATTCTAGCATCATCCCTCAGCATAAAAGTGGCACACATGACCCTTTCCACCTCTGAAATCTGCATAAACTCGAAGATGGTTTCCATAGACTGTACCCATTC includes:
- the LOC124943536 gene encoding uncharacterized protein LOC124943536 — translated: MWKTIKVHSSSSSSEAKEQDQKTLLSGLIETLKDQNRLQGEQMKVILEANGNNHNHQEGGKAPVYKQFMTFKPAEFKGSTNPIVSEEWVQSMETIFEFMQISEVERVMCATFMLRDDARIWWQGAKAALDLNRISWGEFKEVFYGKYFTLSTRNNLAREYLEIKQGDSSIADYVKRFERGKYFAPMVTDNASMELNHFLEGLNATIRRDVRLSNPSSMRETIDRALMA